One Argentina anserina chromosome 6, drPotAnse1.1, whole genome shotgun sequence genomic window, TTATGCATTCATCTTTCACACAATAACAACGTGTAAAGGGCACAACACAAAAAATAGATCAATATAATGCAAGATCAGCAGTAGAAAGAAAGTGTTCGATGAAATGTTTGTGAGAAAGAAAACTTACTGTCCAGATGCCGGCGCATCGCGCGGCCAACAGACTAGTATTATACATTGCTGCACATAGCTGAAAACCTACTTTTGTGTATAGTGTCTGTACATCAGACAAACCGAGAATCGGCAACCCATGGCAACCCATGGCAACCCGCAATCCTCAGGAGAGTTCCGCCAAAAAAACTGAGGCATATAATATAGTATAATAGTGATATACAGTAATATAATATAGTATAATAGTGATCCCCAGGCGAGCATCCGCCTATATCGTTGATGAGTCTGAGCCTCTAAGGCATTACCAGAACTTACCTCTGCAAAAACTCATATAGTTTCTTTCTCAAATCTATTATCATGCACTCTCACACTCGCTTGTCTACCCTCCTCACCAGACTCCTTCTATTCCATTTGATGATGAGCTCTACCAGCTTTGCCCATCAAACTTCATGGGCATCCAAATCCCGTCGACTTTTACAGCAACATGCATTCAATACGGTGGCTCAGCCTCAGCAGGCTGAAGCTCACCAGACTCTTCTGTCCGGAATTCTCTCATCTTTGTTGGTCCTTGGTCTCATTGAATTTGTCACAGCCTTGCTGAAGTTGATAACTACTATCCTCAAGCTCTGTCGCGCCGTCACTCCAACTCAGCCGCCGCCACCGACCCCCCATGGTGCTGTCAACGTCCCTCCACAGTACCTGCAGAATGATCTTCCAGTCATGCAGCAGGCTCCTCCGGCTCCTCCCCGTCCCTACAATCTCAACGTCCATCTCGATATCGAAGAAGACATCGCCTGATGATTTCATCGGTGTGGATCAGTGGATCTCTAGTTACACGTACTATAATGATAATGAATTAATGATGGACATGGTACTCACACCCGCATGAACAACATATGAATTGTCGACCTATAATAATATGCATGACGtatatatgatttgttttcttcGATGGAATGCTTTTGTGATTGACTAGCGACGTACTTATGAATTATGCATGAAGTCAAATTCTGttttaatgattttttttttgtcacagttttcttttctattgATTTGTTAATGATGATAAATAATGTGTATATAAGTGTGTGTGAGTATTCGGAACGTGCGAGTATTGTAACAGAAAGGGGTTTcatacgacgtcgttttgggtCCATTCTTGTTTTTAGACAAGGGGATATCATCGCCCCTCTCTCCTAAACGCGTCCGTGTGCGATCGACCTCTCTCGCTGATCTCCAGTTCCTCGATCTCATCAGGTTAATTCTTACTTCAATTTTTCCACCACTTCCCCCGATCTATATATTTTTCTCTCTGTAACTCTTCTCTATCGTTCAATATTTGTCGATTTTTGAGTTCAATAGTCGGATTGGGTTCGGTTTTCAGGGATCGGTGAACTTTTCGATGAATTTGTGCTAAAACCCTACAAAAGATTGAGACTTGGATGGTGAATTGCTGCTGGGGTTTGCTAAAATTGAATTCAATGAGTCTGTGCTTTTATATAGTGAATTAAAAATGTGAACTTTAAGGGAATTGATTTTTCTATTAGGGTTTAGACTTAGTGTTAAAttaatagaagaaaaaaacgaCACGACCTCATCCTCAACCGCCCCACCCCCTCCTCCCTCCACCCCCACCCCCGCCGCCGCGCCACTCCCGATCACaactcctcctccgattcaaACCCCGACGAACTAGGCTTCGACAACTGGCTCGACCAGAAGCTCACCGGCGGCGGCGATGGTGATCTGGACAGGTCGAAGAGGAAGTACTACATCAAGAGGCGGAAGCGGATGCACGGCGGCgattcggaggaggaggagagtatGGTGGAGCTGAAGCCGGAGGTGGTGGAGTTCAACACGTTGCACAAGAGGGAGGAGGAGCTCTACTTTTTTGACACGTTTGCTTATCCATGGGAGAAGGTGTACCAGCTCGAGAAGAAGTACTTCCCTGATCAGGGCCTTGATAAGGCATTTCTAGAACCCGGCGAGACCAATTCAGTTAGGAATTCGAAGAGTAGGAAGAAGATAGAGCAAGATAATAAAGGAATGGTGTTCTttgaggaggagaaggagagagaaacTGCGGCCGCGGCGGCGGAGATGAATGAGGTGGTTAAGGAGAAGGAGGTGGaggagtttttcaagtgtttgaAGAAAGCTCCTAGTGAAGAAATGGAGCCGTATTTGCTGACCAGGAGTGATGAGCTGCCGCCGAGGTgggacgggccgaatgggacTGTGGTGTTGGTGAATAAGCCGAAAGGTGAGGTGTAATGCGGCATTTTTGTGTCGATTTTTCATGTTGTGGATTTTGTTGGTGTTGGCAACTGATGGAAAGATAGTGATTGTATTTGTGTGTTGCAGGGTGGACGTCTTTTACAGTTTGTGGGAAGCTGCGGCGCCTGGTCAAAGTGAAGAAGGTGGACAATTTGCTCTTGGTAGTGCATTTTTGTGTATGATTGTTTCGTGTGACTTATTTAGTGCGTTGCAGGTAGGGCATGCTGGGACGCTTGATCCGATGGCAACTGGTTTGTTAATTGTGTGTGTTGGTAAAGCTACTAAGGTTGTGGACAGGTAATTGCTCAATGCCATTCGGTTTATATAGTATGATTGCTAGTTAGCCAAATAATGTGATGTGGAACACATTTGCGGAGAGGTTTAAGTATCTGTCATTGCTGCTATCAAGGTATGACCAATGGTTACAGTGGAGTTTTCCGTTTGGGAGAGGCTACTTCGACTTGGGATGTGACTTCACCGGTGTGTTTATCACTTCTTAATTCATGGATTTCTCAGTAATTTTCAAGTTAGCTACACGCTGTTGCTTATACATTAATAGACTACTAGGAAACAGCTGACTTAATCCGGTGGATAATTCTCTCTGCATCTCATTGAATCTTGTATGGTGGATGACATTATTTGGTCTATTCTCTAAGAACTACTGTTCTTGATTCTTTGTT contains:
- the LOC126797450 gene encoding uncharacterized protein LOC126797450, whose product is INRRKKRHDLILNRPTPSSLHPHPRRRATPDHNSSSDSNPDELGFDNWLDQKLTGGGDGDLDRSKRKYYIKRRKRMHGGDSEEEESMVELKPEVVEFNTLHKREEELYFFDTFAYPWEKVYQLEKKYFPDQGLDKAFLEPGETNSVRNSKSRKKIEQDNKGMVFFEEEKERETAAAAAEMNEVVKEKEVEEFFKCLKKAPSEEMEPYLLTRSDELPPRWDGPNGTVVLVNKPKGWTSFTVCGKLRRLVKVKKVGHAGTLDPMATGLLIVCVGKATKVVDSYQGMTNGYSGVFRLGEATSTWDVTSPIIQREPWEHIKDEDIKKAAASFSGDIWQVPPMFSAIKFGGEKMYEKARRGESIELSPRRLSIYQFDIERSLDDRQNLIFQVSCSKGTYIRSLCADLGKALGSCAHLTALRRDSIGEYSADNAWDFQELEDAITKTYF